From Thermoflavifilum aggregans, a single genomic window includes:
- a CDS encoding ArnT family glycosyltransferase — MQRRFTTFFWLLLGLAALLLFARLGAESLFQVAEARNAECAREMMTSHNWIVPTFNGALRTDKPPLAYFFMILAYHIFGIHEFAARFFSAICGLLLVFWTYTFARRHIGQTAAWYTALALICSVHFIVQCRLATPDPYLMLSHAGAVYAFYEGWIHRKATWWWLMYMMLALAVLAKGPVGLALPILTIFLFLLTRRQLRWPVIRLMKPFSGAVIFLCIALPWYILVGIRTQGAWLRDFFFFHNLHRFGSALDAHGGPFILPALFILGGMFPFSLWSFRAMKLAWKKRRESDALWLMMLALWVILIFYSLSHTKLINYTSPSYPFLAVLLGYYWQEVLQKRENAKYSWIEWVVLAFLVVALPIGIYVWARSSPPFTELPWLAWLFLPALIGGWMGLFHVRKNMPTDALMHIGAGFTLSILLVMLIGYPALDRQTSVRKQASLIAHVPRIVAYQQMNDAFVFYARKTIPIIRQIDSLKTCLQQDSTLWVIRRARDFSMLDSLPQLRLIRKDRDAFSFQYSALYSSKSIDP, encoded by the coding sequence ATGCAACGCCGCTTCACTACATTTTTCTGGTTGCTGCTGGGACTGGCTGCTCTCCTGCTGTTTGCCCGACTGGGTGCTGAAAGTCTTTTTCAGGTTGCAGAAGCCCGCAATGCCGAGTGTGCACGGGAAATGATGACCAGCCATAACTGGATAGTACCCACCTTCAACGGAGCCCTGCGCACCGATAAGCCTCCCCTGGCCTATTTTTTCATGATCCTCGCCTACCACATTTTTGGTATCCATGAATTTGCAGCTCGTTTTTTTTCAGCCATATGTGGATTGTTGCTTGTATTCTGGACATATACGTTTGCCCGCCGCCACATCGGCCAAACTGCTGCCTGGTACACAGCACTGGCCTTGATATGTTCCGTTCATTTTATTGTGCAATGTCGCCTGGCCACACCTGATCCTTATCTGATGCTGAGCCATGCGGGGGCTGTTTATGCCTTTTATGAAGGCTGGATCCATCGCAAAGCCACATGGTGGTGGCTGATGTACATGATGCTCGCACTTGCCGTGCTGGCCAAGGGTCCCGTAGGATTGGCCCTTCCGATACTGACCATTTTTCTTTTCCTGTTAACCCGCCGGCAACTCCGCTGGCCGGTTATCCGGTTGATGAAGCCCTTCAGCGGAGCTGTCATTTTTTTATGCATAGCCCTGCCGTGGTACATACTTGTAGGCATTCGCACACAGGGAGCGTGGCTGCGCGATTTTTTCTTCTTTCATAATCTTCATCGCTTCGGATCAGCCCTGGATGCACACGGCGGTCCGTTTATCCTTCCGGCACTTTTTATCCTCGGTGGCATGTTTCCTTTTTCACTATGGAGTTTCAGAGCCATGAAGCTGGCCTGGAAAAAACGCCGGGAATCCGATGCACTATGGCTCATGATGCTGGCCCTCTGGGTAATCCTCATCTTTTACAGCCTGTCGCACACCAAACTTATCAATTACACTTCACCCTCCTACCCTTTTCTGGCTGTGTTGCTTGGCTACTACTGGCAGGAAGTGCTGCAGAAACGGGAAAATGCAAAATACAGTTGGATAGAATGGGTTGTGCTGGCCTTCCTGGTGGTTGCCCTCCCCATAGGCATTTATGTATGGGCCAGATCATCTCCACCTTTTACGGAGCTGCCCTGGCTGGCATGGCTGTTTCTGCCTGCTCTCATCGGCGGATGGATGGGTTTGTTTCATGTGCGGAAAAATATGCCGACCGATGCACTCATGCATATTGGCGCAGGATTTACCCTGAGTATATTGCTGGTGATGCTTATTGGCTATCCGGCTCTTGACCGGCAGACATCTGTACGCAAACAGGCATCGCTTATAGCCCATGTCCCCAGGATAGTGGCTTATCAGCAGATGAATGATGCATTTGTATTTTATGCCCGGAAAACCATCCCTATCATCCGGCAGATTGACAGTCTCAAAACTTGTCTGCAGCAAGATTCAACCCTTTGGGTCATCCGCCGGGCAAGGGACTTTTCCATGCTCGACAGCCTGCCTCAGCTCAGGCTGATCCGCAAAGACAGGGATGCTTTCAGCTTTCAGTACAGCGCTTTGTATTCATCCAAATCCATTGATCCATGA
- a CDS encoding glycosyltransferase family 2 protein — protein sequence MTLSVVITVMNEEDNIEPLIRQLSQALQGMDYEIIFVDDGSTDGTVERIKACIDEHIRLIVLKRNYGQTIAMEAGIQQASGEYIVTMDGDLQNDPADIPLLLQIARQEGWEVVAGRRANRQDDWLLRKLPSRMANWLIRRMTGVRLHDYGCTLKLFTREIAKNLGLYGEMHRFIPVLAAMQGARMTEVAVRHHPRIHGRSKYGLGRTFKVVSDLLLVVFFQKYFRSPMHFFGPIGLLVFLAGLIINLYLFILKIGGQKIGERPLLILGVILLLSGLLIVLFGFLMEIMMRIYYGSHPERKFQVREIISGSDSGKQH from the coding sequence ATGACTCTCTCTGTAGTGATCACGGTAATGAATGAAGAAGATAACATTGAACCGCTGATCCGGCAACTCTCCCAGGCCCTTCAGGGAATGGATTATGAAATCATTTTTGTGGATGATGGGTCAACCGATGGCACTGTGGAGCGCATCAAAGCATGCATTGATGAGCATATTCGCCTGATTGTGCTAAAACGCAACTATGGACAAACGATAGCCATGGAAGCTGGCATTCAACAGGCATCAGGTGAATATATTGTAACCATGGACGGTGATTTGCAGAACGATCCGGCCGATATTCCCCTCCTGCTGCAGATTGCCCGGCAGGAAGGCTGGGAAGTGGTAGCCGGCCGAAGGGCCAACAGGCAGGACGACTGGTTGCTGCGCAAGCTCCCCAGTCGCATGGCCAACTGGCTCATCAGGCGTATGACAGGCGTACGGCTTCACGATTACGGCTGTACCCTGAAGCTCTTTACCCGTGAGATTGCGAAAAACCTGGGCCTGTATGGCGAAATGCATCGCTTCATACCCGTGCTGGCAGCCATGCAAGGAGCGAGAATGACAGAAGTAGCCGTACGACATCATCCCCGCATACATGGCCGTTCCAAATACGGACTGGGACGGACTTTTAAAGTAGTAAGCGATTTGTTGCTGGTGGTTTTCTTCCAGAAATATTTCCGCAGTCCCATGCACTTTTTCGGTCCAATCGGCCTATTGGTTTTTCTGGCAGGCCTGATCATTAACCTGTATTTGTTTATCCTGAAAATCGGCGGACAAAAAATTGGCGAACGGCCCTTGCTGATCCTGGGCGTCATCCTGCTGCTGAGCGGTTTGCTGATTGTGCTGTTCGGTTTTTTAATGGAAATCATGATGCGCATTTACTACGGATCTCACCCGGAACGTAAATTCCAGGTGCGGGAAATTATTTCAGGCTCTGATTCCGGAAAGCAGCATTGA
- a CDS encoding lysylphosphatidylglycerol synthase transmembrane domain-containing protein, with translation MKTAIKWLLKILVTGAALYITFRKVNWSQTREVLLHVRILWLIIALVLFNLSQLSSAWRLFYFYRALDIPLSLAQNIKLYYIGMFYNLFLPGGIGGDGYKIHYLYRFSQKSKSLKSLFTATFLDRLQGLWALILLLSAILFMATGRLPAGWQSHVRMLVAGLLLACLIYAELIWILFRIYRRVFLQTAFAALVVQVCQLLAAWALLHGLGMKQEIVLYLILFLCSSIAAVIPFTIGGMGARELVFVWGASVLPIHANQAIAMSLLFFLLTACSSFMGAFLSMPRQPVASSA, from the coding sequence GTGAAAACGGCAATCAAATGGTTGTTAAAAATACTGGTGACGGGTGCAGCCTTGTACATCACCTTCCGGAAAGTAAACTGGTCGCAAACCCGGGAAGTATTGCTGCATGTGCGCATCCTCTGGTTAATCATCGCTTTGGTATTGTTTAATCTTTCCCAGCTGAGCAGCGCCTGGCGCCTATTTTATTTTTATCGTGCTTTGGATATCCCTCTTTCTTTAGCCCAAAACATCAAATTGTATTACATCGGTATGTTTTACAATTTGTTTTTACCGGGAGGCATAGGCGGAGATGGTTATAAGATTCATTATCTGTATCGTTTCAGCCAGAAATCAAAATCACTGAAATCATTGTTCACAGCCACTTTCCTCGATCGGCTGCAGGGACTATGGGCCTTGATATTGTTGTTATCGGCTATCCTGTTCATGGCCACCGGGAGGCTACCTGCAGGTTGGCAGTCGCATGTGCGGATGCTGGTTGCGGGATTGCTATTGGCATGTTTGATATATGCCGAATTAATATGGATTTTGTTCCGGATTTATCGTCGTGTATTCCTGCAAACAGCCTTTGCAGCTCTGGTAGTACAAGTCTGTCAATTGCTGGCTGCATGGGCACTGTTGCACGGCCTGGGCATGAAGCAGGAAATAGTTTTATACCTGATATTGTTTTTATGCAGTTCCATCGCAGCAGTCATTCCGTTTACCATTGGCGGAATGGGTGCACGGGAGCTGGTTTTCGTGTGGGGAGCTTCTGTGTTACCTATTCATGCGAATCAGGCTATTGCCATGAGCCTGTTATTTTTTCTGTTAACTGCATGTAGTTCATTTATGGGTGCTTTTTTATCCATGCCCAGACAGCCTGTTGCATCATCTGCCTGA
- a CDS encoding M20 family metallo-hydrolase: protein MWNISLYHDAVALLRQLIATPSFSREEDQTAQLIAQFLQSHRVATNRHLHNIWAVNRYFDPAKPGILLNSHHDTVKPNPAYTRDPFEPAIEDGKLFGLGSNDAGGCLVSLIAAFLHFYDQPDLPYNLILTATAEEEISGFNGIESILPQLPRFDFAIVGEPTLTQMAVAEKGLLVLDCTAHGKAGHAARQEGENAIYKALPDIEWFRTFRFPKVSPMLGQVHMNVTMIQAGQQHNVVPACCHFTVDIRVTDAYTHEEILDIVSKHVQCEVKPRSLLMRSSSIPLDHPVVQAAQRIGKQLYGSPTTSDQALIPGPSVKIGPGDSARSHSADEFIYLDEIKEGINTYIRLLEEVFQEKRKSM, encoded by the coding sequence ATGTGGAATATTTCCCTATACCACGACGCTGTTGCCTTATTGCGTCAGCTGATTGCTACGCCATCTTTCAGCCGGGAAGAAGACCAAACGGCTCAATTAATAGCTCAATTTCTGCAATCGCACAGGGTGGCTACCAATCGCCACCTGCACAATATCTGGGCAGTTAACCGTTACTTTGATCCGGCCAAACCCGGTATCTTGTTAAACTCCCATCACGATACCGTAAAACCTAATCCGGCCTACACCCGTGATCCTTTTGAGCCTGCCATTGAAGATGGTAAACTGTTTGGCCTTGGCAGCAATGATGCCGGCGGCTGCTTGGTATCACTCATCGCTGCTTTTCTGCATTTTTATGACCAGCCCGATTTGCCTTATAACCTTATTCTTACTGCCACAGCTGAAGAAGAAATATCGGGCTTCAACGGTATAGAAAGTATTTTACCTCAGTTGCCCAGGTTTGATTTTGCTATCGTAGGCGAACCGACATTAACCCAGATGGCGGTTGCAGAAAAAGGCCTGCTGGTGCTGGACTGTACAGCCCATGGCAAAGCCGGACATGCAGCCCGCCAGGAAGGCGAAAATGCGATCTACAAAGCTCTGCCGGATATCGAATGGTTTCGCACTTTCCGGTTCCCGAAGGTTTCTCCTATGTTAGGGCAGGTGCATATGAATGTAACCATGATACAGGCCGGACAACAACATAATGTGGTACCTGCGTGCTGCCATTTTACCGTAGATATTCGCGTGACAGATGCATATACCCATGAAGAAATTCTGGATATTGTGAGCAAACACGTGCAATGCGAGGTAAAACCCCGCTCCCTGCTCATGCGCAGCTCATCCATACCTTTGGATCATCCCGTTGTGCAGGCTGCCCAAAGGATCGGCAAGCAATTGTATGGCTCACCTACCACGTCAGACCAAGCGCTTATTCCAGGGCCATCGGTAAAAATCGGTCCTGGTGATTCAGCCCGTTCACATAGCGCAGATGAGTTTATTTATCTGGATGAAATCAAAGAGGGAATTAATACGTATATCAGGCTGCTAGAGGAAGTCTTTCAGGAGAAGAGAAAAAGCATGTAG
- the argB gene encoding acetylglutamate kinase — MTSSSKLYVIKIGGQVIDDEAACADFLQQFAALPGLKVLVHGGGKLATRMGERLGITSHYVQGRRITDEATLQLVTMVYGGLINKQLVARLQALGCSAIGLTGADMDVMRATKRPVKEVDYGWVGDLTAEDVRADAFVQLLHAGQVPVLAPLTHDGQGHLLNTNADTIASCVAVALSAHFQVQLVFCFDQKGVLRRPDDPDSVIPLIRPGDVPALMEEGALRDGILPKLDNAFAACRAGVEQVLIGPAHALSALSASSTGQNFGTIIRL; from the coding sequence ATGACATCCTCATCCAAGCTGTATGTGATTAAAATTGGAGGGCAGGTAATTGATGATGAAGCTGCATGTGCAGATTTTCTGCAACAGTTTGCTGCATTACCCGGCCTCAAGGTGCTGGTGCATGGAGGAGGTAAACTGGCCACCCGCATGGGTGAGCGGCTGGGCATTACCAGTCATTATGTACAGGGACGCAGGATTACTGATGAAGCCACTTTGCAGCTGGTAACCATGGTATATGGTGGGCTTATTAACAAACAACTTGTGGCCCGGCTGCAGGCCTTGGGATGTTCGGCCATCGGGCTTACCGGTGCAGATATGGATGTGATGCGGGCTACAAAACGGCCAGTAAAAGAAGTGGATTATGGATGGGTGGGCGATCTTACGGCTGAGGATGTACGTGCGGATGCTTTTGTACAATTGCTCCATGCCGGCCAAGTACCGGTGCTGGCACCGCTCACACATGATGGACAGGGTCATTTGCTGAATACCAATGCAGATACGATTGCCTCTTGTGTGGCTGTGGCACTTTCGGCTCATTTTCAGGTGCAGCTTGTATTTTGTTTTGATCAGAAAGGTGTATTGCGTCGTCCGGATGATCCGGATTCCGTTATTCCTTTGATCCGGCCCGGCGATGTGCCGGCGCTCATGGAGGAAGGGGCTTTGCGGGATGGTATTTTGCCCAAGCTCGACAATGCTTTTGCGGCCTGCCGGGCTGGTGTGGAACAGGTACTCATCGGTCCTGCCCATGCCTTATCGGCTCTTTCCGCATCATCAACCGGGCAAAACTTTGGCACTATCATCCGCCTTTGA